TTATCAGAGGCATCTCTCCTGTTTATGTGCAGGCTGTAGATCCTGAAAGCCCTGCAGCCACTGCTGGAATTAAGGTTAGATACTGAatgccacacacacagcacagataAATTGCTCAATTAATTTCAGAGGGCTTTGAAAACAGCacttttgacaaaaaaaatacctacctgacataattttttttataggcTCGGCAGTTTGTGTGCCAGGTGAATGGCCAGTGTGTTCTCTACCTGGACTACAAGACAGTCAGAAGATTGGTGATGACAGGAACTCGCACTGTCGTACTGGAGGTGATGGAACCCCTAGAGTGAAAATAACTGTCTTTTGAGTCTTGCTCTTGATTTACACACAGACTGGACTAAGTaatctttttttcatattgaCAAGTCATGAATGCAATATTTAAGTGTAATGTGCTTTTGGTTgggaaactaaataaaaatgtaatcttgaCTATGACGTTTTCATCAGCCTACTGGAGAAATagtgttgctttaaaaacaaatgattataTTAATTACAATAGGCCTACAGAAAATCTGCCAAGCTCTCTGCTACGACTTCCGTCGAATTCAAGACGCCATTTTGAATTGAGATTTGACTCACTTGGAAAAGATAGCGTTAGCTCAGGTATAAGCCCGGCCCGAACACCGGTGGCAAGAAGTAGAAGGGCTCATATGACACTGGTTTGTCCTGGCTGCCAGTATTGTATGAGTTTAGAGCTCTTATTGAATGTGCACCACACTGTCTGCCACTAGTTTATCCTGATAGTTTGCAGCGACAGCAAAGCAGATGTGATAGCCGACTAGCTAGCTGAGTTAGCTTGCTGTGGGGCTGAGCATCAGCACCCAGCGGCTCTGAGGAGAGCAAAACACACCCCAGACCGGTCAACAAACTTCTTTGTGAGGTGTCAATGTACTGAGTCAACCAGTGTCAAGATATTTAGCTGACCTACCATAAGGTGAGTAGAACACAACGATTGATATTGGAAGTGAAACTAGAGAAGTAAAAAGCGCAAACCAGCCACTGTTAGCTACTGTTAGCCACGAGTGTGCTAGGTGACCAAGCAGACGAGAGCGGGCGACACAGCTAATGTTTGCTAATAAATGCATGCTAGTCCATTATGCTGATAACAATTAAACTCAGATTCTCTGGTCATGTTGTGAATAGAAGTCCAAACCTGCACACTGACTTTAAAGAAAGTAGATAAATTAAACCTTACTTATAGCATTTCCACTGAAGTATTGCAGGTAGATGTCCAGTCATCTTTAAAGTTAATAAGTTCAAAGTTATTCACTGAAAGGAGATGGGTGTTGAAATGACATGGCCTCACATTAGTATTTCAGTAAGATCAGTCTCTGGTGATGTTGGTGATTGTTTATAATAAATTCTTACTGTTGCCTTGACTAGGATTATAAATTCATCCTGTCTTAaagatatttattgttttttgtcagGAGAGATGTATCAGCTTCCCGTGAATAACCTTACTAGAATCAGACGAGCGAGGAAACAAGTGAAAAAAGCACTTGAAGACATTGGACTGGACTACTGCAAAGAGGCAGCAGAGGtaagtttaaaataacattactgATAGAGCTTTTAAGTGGATCATGGGATAGTTTCACATTCTTGTATTAAAGGTTTACAGTATATAGAAAATATCGAGTCTGAATGTACagagtgttattgcatggccttgcggaacagtcttttacatttcactgcacatctgtatgagcatgtgacaaatacaaatcttgaatctacATTGGTTCTGTGCTAGCTCAGCAGAATGTATTCAAAGCCAGTGTGacttataaatacaaaatattgtaGGATGTTGTATGCAAAAGTGTATTTTGACTAATACATATTCCATATTATATTATCCCTCTCATTTTTTCTAAAGGAATTCAAGGACTTTTGCCCTGATGAGCAGTTTGTAAAAGGTAGTCTTTGCCTTGATATCTGTGCATGGGATCCATCAGACTCTAAAACACAGGTAAATCTTACTTCTTTATCCAAGTCATTTACAAACTTTTGATACACTAATcaccatatttttttaatcatctaaTGTTTCTTCCCCTGTCTTTTTTAGGAATATAGATCAAAGCCATTTTGCTGCACAGAGTGCCCATTTTCTTCCAAATACTACTCAGGCTACAAGAATCACTTCCGCAATGTACACAGGAAATACTTTGACTGTACACTCCTGCTCAGTTGTCCATACTGCACATTCACTGCAAGCAAGAGAACTTTAGAGACACATGTAAAAATATTCCATATACCCACTACAGTGCGCAAGAGTTATGGGATCCCACAGGGGACTGTTGTGGGAAAGAAGAACAAAGCAGGTGAGAAAGTTGGACAGGGAGATGGCGTGGAGAAAGCAATGTATTATTGCAAAAAATGCACGTTCCGAGACACTCTCTATAACGTTGTGAGAAGGCACATCTACAGGGAACATTTTCAGCATATTGTATCACCATATCTAGGTATGGTCTCTGAATCTTCCGTCAAAAATGGATCTAATTCTGTCAATGGCAACAACATCCTCTGTAAACGCTGCCAGTTTTCCACTCGAAGCTACGAGGCTCTGGTACAACATGTAATAGAGTATCACGAACGCATTGGTGCACAGGTAACCACTATGATTGGACATGCTAATATCATTGTCTCCAGGAATCAGTCCTTTCCAATCACTTCGCAGAAGACCCCTCTTATGATGAGTAGGGGTGCAGTAGCACAAGGCCCAATAGCACAACCAGTAATTGGCTATTTAAAGCCTGCGGCCCCTGTTGTTAAAAATCCATCCACCATCACAGCTGGTAAGGTGCATGTCAAACATCCTGGCAACAACACTGTGGCTGAAAATAGTTCTGCTGGTGTGAACACGGGTCAGACACAGAAGTGGAAGATATGCACAGTTTGCAATGAGCTTTTTCCTGAAAACCTGTACAGTGCTCATTTTGAGAATGCGCACAAAGCAAAGAAAGTTTGGGCGCTGGCCAAGTACATCATGAAAATCCACAACTTTACCAGCAAATGCTTACTCTGCAACCGCTATCTACCCAGTGATACCCTGCTTAACCACATGATGATCCACGGGATCACCTGTCCACAATGCCATGCTGCTTTCCACAATGTTGAGAAGATCATGGAGCATGTGGCCCAGACTCATCCTGGGGACTATGTTGGACCCCCAGGTGCATCACCTCTTACCTTTGATCTCACCATTCAACAAGATAAGTTaattaatgtacagctgcttgttCTAACTTTCAACATGAAAGAATCTGTCAATGGTCAAGATCAGCTCGCACCTGCTCAGGGCAGTTTTCCACCTTTGGTCAAAGTGAGCGCTCCAAAAATTGCTGCTGCAAGTTTCCCTTCCCTGCCTCACAAAAGTGAGGTTGGTAAGACTCTGTGTCCGCTGTGTTTTACCATCCTGAAGGGTCCTATATCTGATGCTTTGGCTATGCATTTGAGGGAGCGACACCAAGTGCTTCAAACAATGCATCCTGTCGAGAAAAAGATGACATACAAGTGCATTCATTGCTTGGGAGTGTACACCAGTAACATGGTTGCCTCCACGATCACGTTGCATCTTGTGCAGTGCAGGGCTGTGGGTAGGACACAGGCAAGCCAAGCCTTTAAGTCTTCCCTGACTCTTAACTCATCAGGGGCTGGCTTCATCAAGAGGCAGCTGCCAGCGCAGACCACGTCCAATCCCAAGAGGTTAAAACTGAGCAAGGAGTCAAAGATTTCCTCCACAACCATTGGAAAGCTACCCGAATCTGGGCTTGCTCTGGATCCAAGAAGCTATGAGCACAAGACGTATGAGGCCAGGAAAAATTTTCTGACGGCCTACTTCAACCGGCAACCATACCTGTCAGCTCAGGAAGAGGAGAAGCTGTCTGCAAGCCTGTGGCTGTGGAAGTCAGACATTTCTAGTCACTTTGTAATGAAGCAAAAAATGTGTGTGCGACAGTGTGAGACTAAGAAATTGTCTGTGCTACTTGGCTTTGACATGCACGCTGTCAAGAAAGTAAAGCATGACTTGATCTTTGAGGAGAGTAAGATTGATGGCCCATCAGTAGAGAGACCTGGAGTTCTGAAGTCTGGCGCTCCAAACACAGACCAAAACAAGCCGTGCGAGACACTTAATTGTACCTTGAAACTCAGTACATGTACAGAGACCATCTCCATAGACTCTGACAGTGACCAAGAAACTGAGAAAAAATCTGAGAATGGAAATGTTTCCACCAACCAACATGTTAAGTCCAATGACCCAGCAAACCTGACGGATGAAGAAGAACCGGATACCAAGGAGGATCTTTCTAAAGAGCAGGAGAGCTCTTTGCAAGATGGGAAATCAAATGCCTGGATGACTTTCTGTTAGTGTTTATGTCTGGAAGTGTGCCTTGGTTGTGAAACAGTTCAGTTTAGAAAGCAGTGTATAAATTCAGCTGGAGAGAAAGAACTTGGCTGAAAACAGTTACTTCTCACAAATATCTGCCATGGGTCACAAAAAACTTAGCTTTCAAATGTTAAGCTTGTTCTTAGAGtctgaaagaaggaaaaaaagttaCATGTTGGTGCATAAATATGACATGTAagttatgtatatattttttttgccatcttTCTTTGTTAGGCTCTTTAAACAGTCTGTCTTATCCACAAGCTAACTATCACAAGATTTATGAAGCCTACTTCCCTGGTTCCATGGTTTTTCTCAATTGtgaaaaataactaattttctttcacatttagAAAGTGTAGGATATGCTTATTATTGCTTATgtacacattttaataaatatgtttgtttacattttttttttaaagttttttttatacactagTCACAAAGTATAAATATTTGGCTGAATTGCAGTTGGGATGAATCCGTTGTTTCTCAAaaattatttacaaaacaagATTGTAAATTAGACGAGACAAAGtttgataaaaaattaaatgcatACCTTATCTCAGCGGGATGtttataaattacttttttagGGTGCAGTCAGACGTTGACATTTGCATCATAAATTTTGCAAATCAGATTTGACCTTATTTAATCTAAAGGATTTAGTGCATAAAGGTTCAATCATGAACATTaatagaaaagcaaaaaaactgcataactttttttattgagcATAACATTCTCGTATTGTTAACCCagacttttaaattaaattaaaactacacttgcataaaatattattaactcgcactttaaaatcaaaagtcATGCTCAAAATAGAATACAACATACAAGCTTAAAATACTGTTAACTCAAACTTTGAAATTAATATgcaatacattatttaaaatgaagtaaTAATATGTATGAGCTTTATGAACGTTAAATCTTTCATTGAGGGGACATGATATTTAGGACGAAAATGTCACATACCGGTAGGCAGGTTTGTAGGTTCGATGACATTTGTCAATGTGATTTACAACAAATAAACGCACACGCTTTTCCAGTGagttggattttctttttccacgGGCCCCCTAATTTCCGGCCACACTCAGACGCTGATTGGTGCAGCGCTGGGTGGAGGCGGGACTTCTGGCTCGTACAGTAGCAGAATTGGCCAACCGCCAGCGTGCATCACTGTTGAGGCCACAGTGCAGCTGCAAAAATGCCAATATTGTGTCTTTATATAGAACTGCGGCTTTGGTAACTCCAGAGCTGCAATATCTTagtgaaaatacttttttaaacagGTGTAAGTATAACTGTAAACAAGAATTACCCCAGAACAGCTGAGTGGTTGTAGTTTTTAGTTGTTTTCGACGCGTTTCCTATGGACTGTTTATAAACAGCTAGTTAGCATTCATAGCTAAAAATGGTAGTGTTTGTGTGACGTGTGCCCAGAGCTGTCAACAATGGTAGGTGGACAACTAGACTCATTCTATCCTTCATTAACAACTTAATGAATGTACCTTACTAGAGTTCATAATGCTGATAGtccatttgttttgattgttaGCCAATGCTACTTACCACATGTTTGCTTCAGATCTATATTTTCTAAGCTTCCGAGCATCTCGttagattgtaaaaaaaatcatttcagcAGATAGCTGAATAATGTAGGCCACATATAAACTGTATTTAGGTGTGATTGAGAATTACTCATTCTTAAATTGTACTACCTGCATTGATTGTTTGTCTgaaaaagatcaaatgagaCTTGGGGTTTAGCATGATTAATTACACAAATCAAGCAAGTTTAAATATTACTGTTAGAATTTATACCAAACAGAacgaaattaaaaacaatatcaatGTTTGCTAAATGCTTGCCATCAGGAATCAATGTGATTTTTGTGATCCCTGTCTGCCCCCAGGCACCATAAGGTGGAGAAGCTCTCATGTGGCAGCAGACAGACTGAGAGGAATGGCAGCAGTAACCATGTTGTCTCATTAGGCTGGCTGTGCATTGGAGGTTTACAGTTCATAATGTCATACAGTAACAGAGAGCTGGTGGAGTTCTTTATAAGCTACA
The Labrus mixtus chromosome 7, fLabMix1.1, whole genome shotgun sequence DNA segment above includes these coding regions:
- the adnpa gene encoding activity-dependent neuroprotective protein a yields the protein MYQLPVNNLTRIRRARKQVKKALEDIGLDYCKEAAEEFKDFCPDEQFVKGSLCLDICAWDPSDSKTQEYRSKPFCCTECPFSSKYYSGYKNHFRNVHRKYFDCTLLLSCPYCTFTASKRTLETHVKIFHIPTTVRKSYGIPQGTVVGKKNKAGEKVGQGDGVEKAMYYCKKCTFRDTLYNVVRRHIYREHFQHIVSPYLGMVSESSVKNGSNSVNGNNILCKRCQFSTRSYEALVQHVIEYHERIGAQVTTMIGHANIIVSRNQSFPITSQKTPLMMSRGAVAQGPIAQPVIGYLKPAAPVVKNPSTITAGKVHVKHPGNNTVAENSSAGVNTGQTQKWKICTVCNELFPENLYSAHFENAHKAKKVWALAKYIMKIHNFTSKCLLCNRYLPSDTLLNHMMIHGITCPQCHAAFHNVEKIMEHVAQTHPGDYVGPPGASPLTFDLTIQQDKLINVQLLVLTFNMKESVNGQDQLAPAQGSFPPLVKVSAPKIAAASFPSLPHKSEVGKTLCPLCFTILKGPISDALAMHLRERHQVLQTMHPVEKKMTYKCIHCLGVYTSNMVASTITLHLVQCRAVGRTQASQAFKSSLTLNSSGAGFIKRQLPAQTTSNPKRLKLSKESKISSTTIGKLPESGLALDPRSYEHKTYEARKNFLTAYFNRQPYLSAQEEEKLSASLWLWKSDISSHFVMKQKMCVRQCETKKLSVLLGFDMHAVKKVKHDLIFEESKIDGPSVERPGVLKSGAPNTDQNKPCETLNCTLKLSTCTETISIDSDSDQETEKKSENGNVSTNQHVKSNDPANLTDEEEPDTKEDLSKEQESSLQDGKSNAWMTFC